In Microbacterium pumilum, the following proteins share a genomic window:
- a CDS encoding L-rhamnose mutarotase yields MRRICFQLLIKPELLDEYVERHTPVWPEMLAEIAAAGRHNYSLFLGEGGRLIGYYETDDDDAAQAYLAASPVAARWEAQMGRYFAGLEGRPDQAATPLAEIFHLEDQLAAAAAPSPAIDEESDPS; encoded by the coding sequence ATGCGCCGCATCTGCTTCCAGCTTCTGATCAAGCCCGAACTGCTCGACGAGTACGTCGAGCGGCACACTCCCGTCTGGCCGGAGATGCTCGCCGAGATCGCCGCGGCAGGCCGTCACAACTACTCGCTGTTCCTGGGCGAGGGCGGGCGCCTCATCGGCTACTACGAGACCGACGACGATGACGCGGCCCAGGCGTACCTTGCGGCATCCCCCGTCGCCGCACGGTGGGAAGCCCAGATGGGCCGGTATTTCGCCGGTCTCGAGGGCCGCCCCGACCAGGCTGCGACTCCCCTCGCCGAGATCTTCCACCTCGAAGACCAGCTCGCCGCTGCTGCGGCACCATCCCCCGCGATTGACGAAGAAAGCGACCCATCGTGA